Proteins encoded within one genomic window of Sediminispirochaeta bajacaliforniensis DSM 16054:
- a CDS encoding P83/100 family protein, with translation MKGFPHLTMRFVGLVVALSAALLLPLSAQEVATGELFTVQAGSVEFLNYEGPHQKIESDGQIRGIGAAMADGRSLSYLGKYRIISIVPNSPDLLGADIVEILDGALVDHIDNVRRILSGFVAAKYGYDQEKADTIALFTTYYNAVHRGDLEYVRSHYTEAVLSHLDEKKMGISTSYKEWPGNTQMLIPLSLDGTGSARISADTVGGDEVVQELRSDESKQGLDDRKSMVELREDQLEEDKAATAEERKQLEGDTADLQQKQEAAHAQQEEIDRRQEEVASALEGAEPGSAKESELKGQQQELAKQEEQVQAAKQELEEQQQELDKQEEQVAAKEKEQANREESIGQERDRIAGDEQKTITEEEAAARQKAAGATAPGFTFMHVREENGMILSSMVIYDSESGKERGRSAVNAIRGRNVYPVSGGYLAVVGIDAPPKAVKLMLLNSDDLSVSSESEQHLYGESWVLLDNQRAYVVASFGGIWKIAAFDSGDLSLLAQSDVEVDPNTVIQKTGKNIIVEGRDGSLLKLDPEGLSVIQ, from the coding sequence ATGAAAGGATTTCCGCATCTGACGATGCGTTTTGTCGGTCTGGTAGTGGCCCTCTCGGCCGCACTCCTCCTACCGCTTTCGGCGCAGGAAGTGGCGACCGGTGAGCTTTTCACCGTTCAAGCCGGAAGTGTTGAGTTCCTGAACTACGAGGGGCCTCATCAGAAGATTGAGAGTGACGGTCAGATTCGGGGAATAGGTGCGGCTATGGCCGACGGGAGAAGTTTATCCTATCTCGGAAAATATCGCATCATCTCGATAGTTCCGAACTCTCCCGATCTGCTGGGTGCAGATATTGTTGAAATACTTGATGGGGCGCTTGTCGATCACATTGATAATGTGAGGCGCATTCTTTCCGGTTTTGTGGCAGCAAAGTACGGCTATGACCAGGAGAAGGCCGATACGATTGCGCTTTTTACCACCTACTATAATGCGGTCCACCGTGGTGATCTTGAATATGTCCGTTCCCACTACACCGAGGCGGTCCTCTCCCATTTGGATGAGAAGAAGATGGGAATCTCCACGAGCTACAAAGAGTGGCCGGGAAATACCCAAATGCTTATCCCTCTATCGCTGGATGGAACGGGGAGTGCCCGGATTTCCGCCGATACCGTAGGTGGAGATGAGGTTGTCCAGGAACTTCGAAGCGATGAATCGAAACAAGGGCTCGATGATCGAAAATCAATGGTGGAGTTGCGGGAAGATCAGCTTGAAGAAGATAAGGCAGCCACCGCTGAGGAGCGAAAGCAGCTTGAAGGGGATACTGCTGATTTGCAGCAGAAACAAGAGGCTGCACATGCTCAGCAGGAGGAGATTGACCGTCGTCAGGAAGAGGTTGCTTCGGCCCTTGAGGGGGCGGAACCTGGCAGCGCAAAGGAGTCTGAGCTGAAAGGGCAGCAGCAGGAGCTGGCGAAGCAGGAAGAGCAGGTTCAGGCGGCCAAACAGGAGCTCGAAGAGCAGCAGCAGGAGCTGGATAAACAGGAAGAGCAGGTCGCCGCCAAGGAGAAAGAGCAGGCCAATCGGGAAGAGTCAATCGGGCAGGAGCGCGACCGGATTGCAGGGGATGAGCAAAAGACGATTACAGAAGAAGAGGCTGCCGCCCGCCAAAAGGCCGCCGGTGCAACAGCTCCGGGGTTTACCTTTATGCATGTCCGGGAGGAAAACGGGATGATCCTTTCCTCAATGGTTATCTACGACTCTGAAAGCGGAAAAGAGCGGGGTAGGTCCGCCGTCAATGCCATCCGCGGTAGAAACGTCTATCCTGTCTCGGGTGGTTATCTTGCAGTTGTCGGCATAGATGCCCCTCCCAAGGCTGTGAAGCTGATGCTCTTGAATAGTGATGATCTTTCCGTGTCTTCGGAGAGTGAACAGCATCTCTACGGAGAAAGCTGGGTGCTGTTAGACAATCAGCGTGCGTATGTGGTGGCATCCTTCGGCGGAATATGGAAGATTGCTGCCTTCGACAGTGGCGATCTGAGCCTGTTGGCACAGTCCGATGTTGAGGTTGACCCGAATACGGTCATTCAGAAAACAGGAAAAAATATCATTGTAGAAGGCCGGGATGGATCACTCCTGAAGCTCGATCCAGAGGGCCTTTCCGTGATTCAATAA
- a CDS encoding ParB N-terminal domain-containing protein, translating to MNKRIEEIYIGKRIRKELGDLKPLMESLRTFGLMNPIVVNQDGELIAGHRRLEAAKALGWRSIEVRVVNVETEIQMLELEIEENLHRRSLAADELADGYNRLDKLKHPSVFRRIWNAIKRFFSMLFGRDGQKKKGKRPDREQDRFL from the coding sequence ATGAATAAGCGAATCGAAGAGATCTATATTGGAAAGCGGATCAGAAAGGAACTCGGAGATCTAAAACCGCTTATGGAAAGCCTGAGAACCTTCGGCCTTATGAATCCGATCGTCGTCAATCAAGACGGCGAGCTCATCGCCGGCCACCGCCGCCTGGAGGCGGCAAAGGCCCTGGGCTGGAGAAGTATCGAGGTAAGGGTTGTCAATGTCGAAACGGAAATACAGATGCTGGAGCTTGAAATCGAGGAAAATCTCCACCGACGAAGTCTTGCGGCCGATGAACTTGCCGACGGCTATAATCGTCTCGACAAACTGAAGCATCCCTCCGTGTTTCGTAGAATATGGAATGCAATTAAGAGATTCTTCTCCATGCTTTTCGGTAGAGATGGACAAAAGAAGAAAGGGAAACGGCCTGACAGAGAGCAGGACCGTTTCCTGTAA
- a CDS encoding penicillin-binding protein 1A, protein MIRSRKRRIQAQIIMVLTILCSLVVGFSTGFVLSQTFNTDIKGDLTNFEPALPTQILDCNGELITEIFSDEKRDIVPITKLPKTLILALISREDLTFFQHHGFSFRGTARAAWNVLTGSYFSGGSTLTQQVAGRYYADRTDISIFRKLKELWYAFQLERDLTKYEILELYANDMYFGHNAYGVEAASRFYFGHSAEELTVAESAILVIQLASPALYSPINHPERARSRQKDVLDQMVANGFTTREEADVSFQNYWNNYDFSRSNIASAYFDNESKAPYFSEYVRIKLNDMLYGAVDINKDGYIVHTTLDLGYQRIADEIMNKAFVDVNEKYRTLKGRRLSIADDVYVPIADLLALTFNLEDMKVAGAKQKKAAVDSFYSNFQPPLEALSLLFGSNDIMRVARFAGTKESSRIKKNFIEGALITMDHRNGHILAMVGGSDFETKQYNRAVDAKVQPGSSIKPLYYSAAISSGKFTPATRLYDGPIVFYDDMGNSYQPLNYLGTWDGSVLLRYALATSMNVPSLQVLEGVGFETAIDRISKLLGMEDRKEDRVLFPRSYPLGLGVTSVAPINMVQAFSTFPNHGKRIEPIAITQVLDRNGNTILEPEKERLREMQKNRGRDLQIMSPQAAYIMVSLLQSTVEFGTLRWRRINVGGFDGMPMAGKTGTTQNWGDAWTVGFSPYMTTAVWLGFDTPGNSLGREITGATAAGPIWAEYMKKIHAGLEPKEFERPSGIVTVRVCAESGMLPTKLCDHTIEEVFIAGTEPKQLCPIHSFEQERDKELVGNLQDILTIEDFNVDTSNSLFDSSTLPDINFSDDGTSGSGGNDTPDYNPLLE, encoded by the coding sequence ATGATTCGTTCCAGAAAACGCCGAATTCAGGCCCAGATTATCATGGTGCTGACAATATTGTGTTCACTTGTGGTCGGTTTTTCCACGGGGTTTGTCCTGTCTCAGACCTTCAATACCGATATAAAAGGGGACCTCACAAACTTTGAACCTGCCCTTCCAACTCAGATTCTGGATTGCAACGGGGAGCTCATTACGGAGATATTTTCCGATGAGAAACGGGATATCGTTCCCATCACGAAACTGCCGAAGACACTGATCCTTGCCCTGATCAGCCGGGAAGATCTTACATTCTTCCAACATCATGGCTTCAGTTTTCGGGGAACAGCCAGGGCTGCATGGAATGTTCTTACCGGCAGCTACTTTTCGGGAGGCAGTACCCTTACCCAGCAGGTTGCCGGACGCTACTATGCTGACAGGACCGATATATCGATTTTTCGAAAACTTAAAGAGCTTTGGTATGCCTTCCAACTTGAACGGGATCTGACAAAATATGAAATACTCGAGCTGTATGCCAACGATATGTATTTCGGACACAACGCCTATGGGGTGGAAGCGGCCAGCCGGTTCTACTTTGGCCACAGCGCTGAAGAGCTTACCGTCGCCGAATCGGCGATTCTCGTCATACAGCTTGCAAGTCCAGCCCTGTACAGCCCTATTAATCACCCCGAACGGGCCAGAAGTAGACAAAAAGATGTTCTGGACCAGATGGTTGCCAACGGCTTTACGACGAGGGAGGAAGCCGATGTCTCTTTCCAGAATTACTGGAACAATTACGATTTCTCCCGCTCGAATATCGCAAGCGCCTACTTCGACAATGAAAGCAAGGCACCCTATTTTTCGGAATACGTACGGATAAAACTCAACGATATGCTCTACGGTGCTGTCGACATCAACAAAGACGGCTATATCGTGCATACCACCCTTGATCTTGGCTATCAGCGCATCGCCGATGAGATCATGAATAAGGCCTTCGTGGACGTCAATGAAAAATATCGTACGCTGAAAGGGAGAAGGCTTTCGATCGCCGACGATGTTTATGTTCCCATAGCGGATCTTCTGGCCCTCACCTTTAACCTCGAAGATATGAAGGTGGCCGGGGCAAAGCAGAAAAAAGCCGCTGTAGATTCATTCTACAGCAACTTTCAGCCCCCCCTTGAGGCCCTTTCGCTATTGTTCGGCTCCAACGACATCATGCGTGTTGCACGATTTGCCGGGACAAAAGAGTCATCGAGGATCAAGAAAAATTTCATTGAAGGCGCCTTGATCACCATGGACCACCGAAACGGACATATCCTCGCTATGGTAGGCGGAAGTGATTTTGAAACAAAGCAATACAATCGGGCTGTCGATGCAAAGGTCCAACCGGGCTCCAGTATCAAGCCGCTCTACTACTCTGCGGCGATCTCTTCGGGCAAGTTTACCCCCGCAACACGGCTTTATGACGGCCCCATCGTTTTCTACGACGATATGGGGAATTCCTATCAACCCCTTAATTATCTTGGGACCTGGGACGGATCGGTTCTCTTGCGGTATGCTCTTGCGACCTCAATGAATGTACCCAGTCTGCAGGTTCTTGAGGGAGTCGGCTTCGAAACTGCCATCGACCGAATAAGTAAACTACTCGGCATGGAAGATAGGAAAGAGGATCGTGTCCTCTTTCCCCGCTCCTACCCACTGGGCCTTGGTGTCACCAGTGTAGCTCCTATCAATATGGTGCAGGCCTTTTCGACCTTTCCCAATCATGGAAAACGAATTGAGCCGATCGCCATTACCCAGGTTCTCGACCGAAACGGTAATACCATTCTTGAACCGGAAAAAGAACGGCTGCGAGAAATGCAGAAAAACAGAGGAAGGGACCTCCAGATCATGTCCCCTCAGGCCGCTTATATCATGGTCAGCCTGCTCCAAAGTACCGTTGAATTCGGAACGCTGCGTTGGAGGCGCATCAACGTGGGAGGATTCGACGGCATGCCGATGGCGGGAAAAACAGGGACCACGCAGAACTGGGGTGATGCCTGGACCGTGGGATTCAGTCCCTACATGACCACCGCAGTCTGGCTTGGATTCGATACTCCCGGAAACTCTCTTGGTCGTGAGATTACCGGTGCAACTGCCGCAGGACCAATCTGGGCTGAATATATGAAAAAGATTCATGCGGGGCTCGAACCAAAGGAGTTCGAAAGGCCTTCTGGCATCGTAACCGTCAGGGTTTGTGCCGAATCGGGAATGCTGCCCACAAAACTATGCGACCATACCATCGAAGAGGTTTTTATTGCGGGTACGGAACCAAAACAGCTTTGCCCCATACATAGTTTTGAACAGGAACGGGATAAGGAATTGGTCGGTAATCTACAAGATATTCTCACTATCGAGGATTTTAATGTAGATACAAGCAACTCGTTGTTTGACAGCTCAACGCTTCCCGATATCAATTTCTCCGACGATGGAACCAGCGGAAGCGGAGGAAACGACACCCCCGATTACAATCCGTTGCTTGAATAA
- a CDS encoding LysM peptidoglycan-binding domain-containing M23 family metallopeptidase, with protein sequence MIRKGISPFFALMVLSSFPLVALPYPQIAMLQRGDPLFTQLMDDIEASYRADATGDARPPLAFFSYTPQEDEDVFSLSARCSLPYDTLASLNRLDGPSLLPDEPLLIPNQPGLFLATEAESDLEILSVAMLAKASEGMHIFIRNEDGSSCPFLFFPEKRFNALQRAYFLGILFRLPVKRSILTSSFGMRRDPFTGDQSFHHGIDLAVPEGTPVMPARSGIVEQIGYDSVLGNYVILSHEGGYETVYGHLKSINVQLKSPVRLDMIVGSVGNTGRSTGPHLHFEIRFGGMARDPQNLLPEISK encoded by the coding sequence ATGATTAGAAAAGGCATATCGCCCTTTTTTGCGCTGATGGTTCTCTCCTCGTTTCCCCTTGTCGCCTTACCTTATCCACAAATTGCAATGCTTCAAAGGGGAGATCCTCTATTTACCCAATTGATGGATGATATCGAGGCATCCTACCGGGCCGATGCGACAGGGGATGCGCGCCCTCCACTCGCCTTTTTCAGCTATACCCCGCAAGAGGATGAAGATGTTTTTTCGCTCAGCGCCCGATGCTCGCTCCCCTATGATACCCTTGCCTCGCTTAATCGTCTCGATGGCCCCTCCCTCCTGCCGGATGAGCCACTGCTGATACCGAATCAGCCCGGGCTGTTTCTTGCGACGGAAGCCGAAAGTGATCTTGAGATTCTCTCCGTTGCAATGCTTGCGAAAGCCTCCGAAGGGATGCATATTTTCATCAGAAACGAAGACGGGAGCTCCTGCCCCTTCCTTTTTTTCCCGGAAAAGCGATTTAATGCTCTTCAACGGGCCTATTTCCTCGGGATCCTCTTCAGGCTCCCGGTAAAGCGATCGATTCTCACAAGCAGTTTCGGTATGAGACGCGACCCCTTTACCGGGGACCAAAGCTTCCATCACGGAATAGACCTTGCGGTTCCCGAAGGAACCCCTGTTATGCCTGCACGCTCCGGTATTGTTGAGCAGATCGGTTACGATAGTGTTCTGGGAAACTATGTGATACTCTCTCATGAAGGTGGGTATGAAACGGTGTATGGTCACCTGAAAAGCATTAATGTACAATTGAAAAGCCCCGTGAGATTAGATATGATTGTCGGTAGCGTAGGGAATACCGGGAGGTCGACAGGTCCTCACCTTCATTTTGAAATCCGCTTTGGAGGAATGGCCAGGGATCCCCAAAATCTCTTACCGGAGATTTCTAAATGA